A single genomic interval of Gossypium arboreum isolate Shixiya-1 unplaced genomic scaffold, ASM2569848v2 Contig00338, whole genome shotgun sequence harbors:
- the LOC128288921 gene encoding NAD(P)H-quinone oxidoreductase subunit 2 A, chloroplastic-like, with the protein MGSILYIREEEKEVRNPLFDSDSPTPVVAFLSVTSKVAASASATRIFDIPFYFSSNEWHLLLEILAILSMILGNLIAITQTSMKRMLAYSSIGQIGYVIIGIIVGDSNGGYASMITYMLFYISMNLGTFACIVLFGLRTGTDNIRDYAGLYTKDPFLALSLALCLLSLGGLPPLAGFFGKLHLFWCGWQAGLYFLVSIGLLTSVVSIYYYLKIIKLLMTGRNQEITPHVRNYRRSPLRSNNSIELSMIVCVIASTIPGISMNPIIAIAQDTLF; encoded by the exons ATGGGTTCGATCTTATACATACGCGAGGAAG AGAAAGAAGTGAGGAATCCTCTTTTCGACTCTGACTCTCCCACTCCAGTCGTTGCTTTTCTTTCTGTTACTTCGAAAGTAGCTGCTTCGGCTTCAGCCACTCGAATTTTCGATATTCCTTTTTATTTCTCATCAAACGAATGGCATCTTCTTCTGGAAATCCTAGCTATTCTTAGCATGATATTGGGGAATCTCATTGCTATTACTCAAACAAGCATGAAACGTATGCTTGCATATTCGTCCATAGGTCAAATCGGATATGTAATTATTGGAATAATTGTTGGAGACTCAAATGGTGGATATGCGAGCATGATAACTTATATGCTGTTCTATATCTCCATGAATCTAGGAACTTTTGCTTGCATTGTATTATTTGGTCTACGTACCGGAACTGATAACATTCGAGATTATGCAGGATTATACACAAAAGATCCTTTTTTGGCTCTCTCTTTAGCTCTATGTCTCTTATCTCTAGGAGGTCTTCCTCCACTAGCAGGTTTTTTCGGAAAACTCCATTTATTCTGGTGTGGATGGCAGGCAGGCCTATATTTCTTGGTTTCAATAGGACTCCTTACGAGCGTTGTTTCTATCTACTATTATCTAAAAATAATCAAGTTATTAATGACTGGACGAAACCAAGAAATAACCCCTCACGTGCGAAATTATAGAAGATCCCCTTTAAGATCAAACAATTCCATCGAATTGAGTATGATTGTATGTGTGATAGCATCTACTATACCAGGAATATCAATGAACCCGATTATTGCAATTGCTCAGGATACCCTTTTTTAG
- the LOC128288924 gene encoding 30S ribosomal protein S7, chloroplastic, which yields MSRRGTAEEKTAKSDPIYRNRLVNMLVNRILKHGKKSLAYQIIYRALKKIQQKTETNPLSVLRQAIRGVTPDIAVKARRVGGSTHQVPIEIGSTQGKALAIRWLLGASRKRPGRNMAFKLSSELVDAAKGSGDAIRKKEETHRMAEANRAFAHFR from the coding sequence ATGTCACGTCGAGGTACTGCAGAAGAAAAAACTGCAAAATCCGATCCAATTTATCGTAATCGATTAGTTAACATGTTGGTTAACCGTATTCTGAAACACGGAAAAAAATCATTGGCTTATCAAATTATCTATCGAGCCTTGAAAAAGATTCAACAAAAGACAGAAACAAATCCACTATCTGTTTTACGTCAAGCAATACGTGGAGTAACTCCCGATATAGCAGTAAAAGCAAGACGTGTAGGCGGATCGACTCATCAAGTTCCCATTGAAATAGGATCCACACAAGGAAAAGCACTTGCCATTCGTTGGTTATTAGGGGCATCCCGAAAACGTCCGGGTCGAAATATGGCTTTCAAATTAAGTTCCGAATTAGTGGATGCTGCCAAAGGGAGTGGCGATGCCATACGCAAAAAGGAAGAGACTCATAGAATGGCAGAGGCAAATAGAGCTTTTGCACATTTTCGTTAA